The proteins below are encoded in one region of Engystomops pustulosus chromosome 8, aEngPut4.maternal, whole genome shotgun sequence:
- the LCT gene encoding lactase/phlorizin hydrolase isoform X2, which yields MLSLSSKNGRSENPVAKSLSPRSAFTTVWQRFADQTPAERDVFLQDTFPEGFLMGSSSSAFKVEGGWAGGDKGQSIWDAFGQLGQANGNATADVACDSYNKIDYDVYLLKGLQSKVYHFSISWPRIFPTGLNSTVNAAGVKYYNKLINRLIQENIKPMVTLYHWDLPQALQQSGGWQHESTIQAFVEYADFCFTNFGDRVKHWITFHEPWVVSYAGYGTGEHAPGIQDPGNASFKVSHNIVKAHAKAWHIYNDKHRASQQGQVGISLNSDWAEPLNPTNPDDVSAAERYLQFMLGWFAHPILVNGDYPEVLKTQVQNINTQCSSTVAELPTFTEEEKAYISGTADFLGISHYTSRLLSASGGQNCAADYNNIGGFETHVDPSWPTTSSPWIYVVPWGLRRLLNFVKEEYVKGGLPIYITGNGMPTPSTGEVFNDVARVEYLTAYINEALKAVKTDNVAVNSYIVRSLLDGFEGPHGYSQRFGLHHVDFENKNRQRTPKKSAYLISNIAENNGFPRTKLGQKVLPAKWEQVKKLPALPASEVPSKAKVVWDKFSGQSAFERDMYHYSTVPSDFYWGVSTSAYQIEGGWNEDGKGPSIWDTFSHVPGNVFENGNGDIASDSYHQLDADLYMLRSLGVNSYRFSISWSRIFPTGQGPVNDKGVEYYNRLIDGLLANNISPMVTLYHFDLPQALQDIGGWESDTVLEAFNSYADFCFRTFGDRVKFWMTFNQPHTIATVGYGIGLYPPGVKDDPAYAPYRIAHKLIKAHAKVYHTYDEKYRNSQGGVISLSLNTNWVEPKDLKQPRDIEAADRYLQFTLGWFAHPIFINGDYPEAMKWQMSNKSELQGLQSSRLPAFTEEEKAYIQGTADVFSINIYTTKKVQYKTTRLTPPHFQYDIDIAEEFDNSWPWTAADNFRAVAWGLRRLLNWVKEEYGDVPIYITENGVPMDRHPNFDDTDRIFYHKTYIDEVLKAHSLDGVNLKGYSINSLMDGFEWAQGYRLRFGLHHVDFNNPSRPRTAKRTAIYYAEVIRNNGIPLQEEEEFLYGEFRDDFAWGVASSAFQIEGGWRADGKGLSIWDQFSHTESKIEEDGNGDVACNSYYRVDEDIELLKGLKVSAYRFSISWPRILPDGTKNNINEAGINYYSRLIDGLLAAGITPQVTLYHWDLPQALQNLGGWENEAIIEWFKDYSEVLFQRLGDRVKFWITLNEPYIIAHLGYEVGAFAPGVFSIGTPTVYVVGHNMIKAHAEVWHLYNDKYRASQGGVISITLNSDWAEPINPYKQDDIDAAFRYMMFFAGWFGYPIFKTGDYPEVMKTSVRERSLDAGLPKSRLPEFTESEKQRIKGTYDFFGLNHYTSVLAGQTVYGLDFQAYEGDRGVYLLSDRTWLGSGSIWLRVTPFGLRRLLRWIKEEFNNPAIYITENGISERGTDLNDEWRTYYYKHYLNEALKAVKYDGVDLRGYSAWSLMDNFEWATGYTERFGLYYVNFSDPNLPRIPKESVKYYRSVVQNNGFPHPNNGSHPTLDPEPAGK from the exons ATGCTTTCGTTGTCTTCTAAGAATGGAAG ATCTGAGAATCCTGTGGCCAAGTCTCTATCGCCCCGCTCGGCATTCACCACAGTATGGCAGAGATTTGCGGACCAGACACCGGCAGAGAGAGACGTCTTCTTGCAGGACACATTTCCCGAAGGTTTTCTCATGGGATCCTCTTCTTCTGCATTCAAAGTAGAAGGGGGCTGGGCCGGGGGGGATAAAGGACAATCCATATGGGATGCTTTTGGTCAACTCGGTCAAGCTAATGGCAATGCAACAGCTGATGTGGCTTGTGACAGCTACAACAAGATCGACTATGACGTGTATCTACTGAAGGGCCTACAGTCCAAGGTCTATCACTTCTCCATCTCCTGGCCCAGAATATTCCCAACGGGACTGAACTCCACAGTCAATGCAGCGGGTGTGAAATACTACAACAAATTAATCAACAGGTTAATCCAAGAAAACATCAAACCAATGGTAACTTTGTATCACTGGGATCTGCCCCAAGCACTGCAGCAATCTGGAGGTTGGCAACATGAATCCACCATCCAGGCATTCGTGGAATATGCCGATTTCTGCTTCACCAATTTTGGAGACAGAGTTAAGCATTGGATAACGTTCCATGAACCTTGGGTTGTCAGTTACGCTGGATACGGGACCGGAGAACATGCACCTGGGATCCAAGATCCAGGAAATGCCTCCTTCAAG GTGTCCCATAACATTGTGAAAGCTCACGCTAAGGCCTGGCATATTTACAATGACAAGCACCGAGCCTCGCAGCAGGGTCAGGTGGGAATCTCTCTGAACTCAGACTGGGCAGAACCCCTAAACCCTACTAATCCAGATGACGTAAGTGCTGCCGAGCGATACCTCCAGTTCATGCTTGGGTGGTTTGCCCATCCTATTCTTGTCAATGGAGACTATCCTGAGGTTCTGAAGACTCAAGTCCAAAACATAAATACCCAGTGCTCCTCTACTGTGGCCGAGCTGCCCACATTCACTGAGGAGGAGAAGGCCTACATCAGTGGCACAGCAGACTTCCTTGGCATCTCCCACTATACCTCCCGACTACTCAGTGCCTCAGGAGGCCAGAACTGTGCGGCTGATTATAATAATATTGGAGGATTTGAAACCCATGTGGATCCATCATGGCCGACCACCTCATCTCCTTGGATCTACGTGGTGCCATGGGGTCTGAGAAGGCTTCTGAACTTTGTCAAAGAAGAATATGTAAAAGGAGGACTCCCCATATATATTACTGGAAACGGTATGCCGACACCAAGCACTGGAGAGGTCTTCAATGATGTGGCTCGGGTGGAATACTTGACGGCTTACATTAACGAAGCCTTGAAAG cTGTCAAGACCGACAATGTAGCCGTAAACTCCTATATAGTCCGTTCCCTCCTGGACGGCTTTGAAGGACCTCATGGATACAGTCAAAGATTTGGTTTACATCATGttgattttgaaaataaaaatagacaAAGAACCCCCAAAAAATCAGCCTATCTTATCTCCAACATCGCTGAAAATAATGGATTCCCAAGGACAAAATTAGGACAAAAAGTTCTTCCGGCAAAATGGGAACAAGTAAAGAAGCTACCAGCTCTACCAGCATCAGAAGTTCCCTCAAAAGCTAAAGTTGTATGGGATAAGTTCTCGGGACAGTCCGCCTTTGaaagggacatgtatcattattctACAGTACCGAGTGATTTTTACTGGGGAGTATCAACTTCAGCATATCAAATCGAAGGAGGATGGAATGAAGATGGAAAAGGACCAAGTATATGGGACACATTTTCACATGTTCCAGGAAATGTTTTTGAAAATGGCAATGGGGACATTGCAAGTGATAGCTATCACCAGTTGGACGCAGActtgtacatgctcaggagtctGGGGGTGAACAGCTACCGATTCTCTATCTCGTGGTCACGAATCTTCCCAACTGGACAAGGCCCAGTCAATGATAAGGGTGTTGAGTATTATAATAGGCTTATTGATGGCCTCCTGGCAAACAACATCTCACCAATGGTGACCCTTTACCACTTTGACCTTCCTCAGGCTCTCCAAGATATTGGTGGCTGGGAAAGTGACACAGTCCTCGAGGCTTTTAACAGCTATGCAGATTTTTGTTTCAGAACATTTGGAGATCGGGTCAAGTTTTGGATGACTTTCAACCAACCCCACACAATTGCTACAGTCGGTTATGGTATTGGTCTGTATCCACCTGGAGTGAAGGATGACCCTGCATATGCTCCTTACAGAATTGCTCACAAACTTATTAAAGCCCATGCCAAAGTCTACCATACCTACGATGAGAAATATAGAAATTCTCAGGGTGGTGTCATTTCTCTGAGCCTCAACACTAATTGGGTGGAACCTAAAGACCTTAAGCAACCAAGAGACATAGAAGCGGCAGACCGCTACTTACAGTTTACCTTGGGGTGGTTTGCACATCCAATCTTCATAAATGGCGACTACCCAGAGGCGATGAAATGGCAGATGTCCAACAAGAGTGAGCTCCAGGGTCTCCAATCTTCCAGGCTTCCAGCTTttacagaagaggagaaggccTATATCCAAGGCACAGCCGATGTGTTCTCCATAAACATCTATACCACAAAGAAAGTCCAATATAAAACAACAAGACTGACCCCTCCACATTTTCAATATGATATTGACATTGCAGAAGAGTTTGATAATAGCTGGCCGTGGACAGCTGCAGACAATTTCAGGGCAGTGGCCTGGGGCCTGAGGAGGCTGCTCAACTGGGTGAAAGAAGAGTATGGAGATGTCCCGATATACATCACCGAGAATGGAGTTCCAATGGATAGACACCCTAATTTTGACGACACCGATAGGATTTTTTATCATAAGACCTATATTGATGAAGTTTTGAAAG CTCACAGTTTAGATGGTGTAAATCTGAAGGGTTACTCTATCAACTCACTTATGGATGGCTTCGAGTGGGCTCAAGGTTACCGACTTCGGTTTGGTCTTCACCACGTGGATTTCAATAACCCTTCCCGCCCAAGGACTGCAAAACGCACAGCTATTTACTATGCCGAAGTTATCCGAAATAATGGCatccccctgcaggaggaagaggaaTTTCTGTATGGAGAATTTAGGGATGACTTTGCTTGGGGCGTAGCCTCCTCAGCGTTTCAG attgaaggaggctggagggcagatGGGAAAGGACTCAGCATCTGGGATCAGTTTTCTCATACAGAATCTAAGATTGAAGAGGATGGTAATGGAGACGTGGCCTGCAACAGCTACTACCGAGTAGATGAAGACATAGAACTTCTCAAGGGGCTGAAGGTCTCGGCTTACAGATTCTCAATCTCCTGGCCCCGAATTCTCCCAGACGGCACAAAGAACAACATCAATGAGGCCGGCATCAATTACTACTCCCGCCTGATAGACGGTTTACTAGCGGCTGGGATCACACCCCAG GTGACTCTCTACCACTGGGATCTCCCTCAAGCTTTGCAGAACCTCGGGGGCTGGGAGAATGAGGCAATAATAGAATGGTTTAAGGACTACTCTGAAGTTCTCTTCCAAAGACTTGGTGACAGAGTGAAGTTCTGGATCACTCTGAACGAGCCGTACATCATCGCCCACCTTGGGTATGAAGTAGGAGCCTTTGCACCAG GAGTCTTTTCAATAGGGACCCCGACCGTGTATGTTGTGGGACATAACATGATTAAAGCGCACGCCGAAGTATGGCACCTGTACAATGATAAATACAGAGCCTCCCAGGGAGGTGTTATCTCCATCACCCTCaactcagactgggccgaaccaaTTAATCCCTATAAACAAGATGACATAGATGCAGCATTTAGGTACATGATG TTTTTCGCTGGCTGGTTTGGATATCCTATATTTAAAACTGGAGACTATCCAGAAGTTATGAAGACCAGTGTTCGAGAAAGGAGCCTTGATGCAGGACTACCCAAAAGCCG GCTTCCGGAGTTTACTGAAAGTGAGAAGCAAAGAATAAAAGGGACGTACGACTTCTTTGGCCTGAACCACTACACCTCTGTTCTGGCTGGACAAACTGTATATGGTCTAGACTTCCAGGCTTATGAAGGAGACAG GGGGGTTTATTTACTGAGTGACCGGACATGGCTGGGATCTGGCAGTATATGGCTGAGAGTGACACCATTTGGTCTAAGAAGGTTATTACGCTGGATAAAGGAAGAGTTCAATAACCCCGCTATATATATCACAGAAAATGGGATATCTGAGCGCGGGACAGACCTAAATGATGAATGGAGAACATATTACTATAAGCATTATTTAAATGAGGCACTGAAAG CTGTGAAGTACGATGGTGTGGATCTTCGTGGATATTCAGCTTGGAGTCTTATGGACAATTTTGAGTGGGCCACAGGTTACACTGAACGCTTCGGACTGTATTATGTGAACTTTTCTGACCCAAATCTGCCACGTATTCCGAAAGAGTCTGTGAAATACTACAGATCAGTGGTTCAGAACAATGGCTTCCCTCATCCAAATAATGGGTCCCATCCTACTCTTGATCCAGAACCTGCAGGAAAGTGA
- the LCT gene encoding lactase/phlorizin hydrolase isoform X1 has product MTIGGPLWGHVEGFYDGNGLHMVHSCNTEVLDNTRAQITTLKNYGVTHYKVQLDVGDGQLQCYRTLLQLLNEANIKPIVILHGSDMRGRPAGGASPVDAYAEYAEFAFYAFGDLVHTWITFDVPADVKDSQSLQVLLEAHERIYTLYHQKYSAGGGRISIALAPPLLDVILSLRGNFLKSVDFLALNMRYDCLNSQELQKWTRDKLNKKNVDILIFSLSLTSCNDLSKNNQVLLTPKVYSDIRASVSRLVGYDISNLMLSLSSKNGRSENPVAKSLSPRSAFTTVWQRFADQTPAERDVFLQDTFPEGFLMGSSSSAFKVEGGWAGGDKGQSIWDAFGQLGQANGNATADVACDSYNKIDYDVYLLKGLQSKVYHFSISWPRIFPTGLNSTVNAAGVKYYNKLINRLIQENIKPMVTLYHWDLPQALQQSGGWQHESTIQAFVEYADFCFTNFGDRVKHWITFHEPWVVSYAGYGTGEHAPGIQDPGNASFKVSHNIVKAHAKAWHIYNDKHRASQQGQVGISLNSDWAEPLNPTNPDDVSAAERYLQFMLGWFAHPILVNGDYPEVLKTQVQNINTQCSSTVAELPTFTEEEKAYISGTADFLGISHYTSRLLSASGGQNCAADYNNIGGFETHVDPSWPTTSSPWIYVVPWGLRRLLNFVKEEYVKGGLPIYITGNGMPTPSTGEVFNDVARVEYLTAYINEALKAVKTDNVAVNSYIVRSLLDGFEGPHGYSQRFGLHHVDFENKNRQRTPKKSAYLISNIAENNGFPRTKLGQKVLPAKWEQVKKLPALPASEVPSKAKVVWDKFSGQSAFERDMYHYSTVPSDFYWGVSTSAYQIEGGWNEDGKGPSIWDTFSHVPGNVFENGNGDIASDSYHQLDADLYMLRSLGVNSYRFSISWSRIFPTGQGPVNDKGVEYYNRLIDGLLANNISPMVTLYHFDLPQALQDIGGWESDTVLEAFNSYADFCFRTFGDRVKFWMTFNQPHTIATVGYGIGLYPPGVKDDPAYAPYRIAHKLIKAHAKVYHTYDEKYRNSQGGVISLSLNTNWVEPKDLKQPRDIEAADRYLQFTLGWFAHPIFINGDYPEAMKWQMSNKSELQGLQSSRLPAFTEEEKAYIQGTADVFSINIYTTKKVQYKTTRLTPPHFQYDIDIAEEFDNSWPWTAADNFRAVAWGLRRLLNWVKEEYGDVPIYITENGVPMDRHPNFDDTDRIFYHKTYIDEVLKAHSLDGVNLKGYSINSLMDGFEWAQGYRLRFGLHHVDFNNPSRPRTAKRTAIYYAEVIRNNGIPLQEEEEFLYGEFRDDFAWGVASSAFQIEGGWRADGKGLSIWDQFSHTESKIEEDGNGDVACNSYYRVDEDIELLKGLKVSAYRFSISWPRILPDGTKNNINEAGINYYSRLIDGLLAAGITPQVTLYHWDLPQALQNLGGWENEAIIEWFKDYSEVLFQRLGDRVKFWITLNEPYIIAHLGYEVGAFAPGVFSIGTPTVYVVGHNMIKAHAEVWHLYNDKYRASQGGVISITLNSDWAEPINPYKQDDIDAAFRYMMFFAGWFGYPIFKTGDYPEVMKTSVRERSLDAGLPKSRLPEFTESEKQRIKGTYDFFGLNHYTSVLAGQTVYGLDFQAYEGDRGVYLLSDRTWLGSGSIWLRVTPFGLRRLLRWIKEEFNNPAIYITENGISERGTDLNDEWRTYYYKHYLNEALKAVKYDGVDLRGYSAWSLMDNFEWATGYTERFGLYYVNFSDPNLPRIPKESVKYYRSVVQNNGFPHPNNGSHPTLDPEPAGK; this is encoded by the exons TGGGGTCACGTAGAAGGGTTTTATGATGGGAATGGGTTACATATGGTGCATAGCTGCAACACTGAGGTTCTTGATAACACAAGAGCTCAGATTACTACACTTAAGAACTATGGGGTCACCCATTATAAGGTACAGCTAGATGTGGGGGATGGCCAGCTGCAGTGTTACAGGACCCTTCTTCAGCTGCTGAATGAAGCCAACATTAAGCCGATTGTGATCTTGCATGGCAGTGACATGAGAGGGCGCCCTGCAGGTGGCGCTAGCCCTGTTGATGCCTATGCAGAATATGCTGAATTTGCATTCTATGCTTTCGGAGACCTGGTCCACACCTGGATAACATTTGATGTTCCTGCAGATGTAAAAGATTCCCAATCCCTGCAGGTTCTTCTGGAAGCCCATGAGAGAATATATACGCTATATCACCAGAAGTATTCTGCTGGAG GTGGACGGATATCCATTGCCTTGGCACCGCCCCTCCTGGACGTTATTCTATCACTTCGGGGGAATTTCTTG AAATCTGTCGACTTCCTTGCGCTGAATATGCGTTACGACTGTCTGAATTCCCAGGAGCTACAGAAATGGACAAGAGACAAG CTTAACAAGAAGAACGTGGATATTCTTATCTTCAGTTTATCACTGACCAGCTGTAATGATTTATCAAAGAATAATCAGGTTCTTCTCACACCTAAGGTATATTCAG ATATCAGAGCTTCTGTTTCCAGGCTTGTGGGATATGACATCAGTAATTTGATGCTTTCGTTGTCTTCTAAGAATGGAAG ATCTGAGAATCCTGTGGCCAAGTCTCTATCGCCCCGCTCGGCATTCACCACAGTATGGCAGAGATTTGCGGACCAGACACCGGCAGAGAGAGACGTCTTCTTGCAGGACACATTTCCCGAAGGTTTTCTCATGGGATCCTCTTCTTCTGCATTCAAAGTAGAAGGGGGCTGGGCCGGGGGGGATAAAGGACAATCCATATGGGATGCTTTTGGTCAACTCGGTCAAGCTAATGGCAATGCAACAGCTGATGTGGCTTGTGACAGCTACAACAAGATCGACTATGACGTGTATCTACTGAAGGGCCTACAGTCCAAGGTCTATCACTTCTCCATCTCCTGGCCCAGAATATTCCCAACGGGACTGAACTCCACAGTCAATGCAGCGGGTGTGAAATACTACAACAAATTAATCAACAGGTTAATCCAAGAAAACATCAAACCAATGGTAACTTTGTATCACTGGGATCTGCCCCAAGCACTGCAGCAATCTGGAGGTTGGCAACATGAATCCACCATCCAGGCATTCGTGGAATATGCCGATTTCTGCTTCACCAATTTTGGAGACAGAGTTAAGCATTGGATAACGTTCCATGAACCTTGGGTTGTCAGTTACGCTGGATACGGGACCGGAGAACATGCACCTGGGATCCAAGATCCAGGAAATGCCTCCTTCAAG GTGTCCCATAACATTGTGAAAGCTCACGCTAAGGCCTGGCATATTTACAATGACAAGCACCGAGCCTCGCAGCAGGGTCAGGTGGGAATCTCTCTGAACTCAGACTGGGCAGAACCCCTAAACCCTACTAATCCAGATGACGTAAGTGCTGCCGAGCGATACCTCCAGTTCATGCTTGGGTGGTTTGCCCATCCTATTCTTGTCAATGGAGACTATCCTGAGGTTCTGAAGACTCAAGTCCAAAACATAAATACCCAGTGCTCCTCTACTGTGGCCGAGCTGCCCACATTCACTGAGGAGGAGAAGGCCTACATCAGTGGCACAGCAGACTTCCTTGGCATCTCCCACTATACCTCCCGACTACTCAGTGCCTCAGGAGGCCAGAACTGTGCGGCTGATTATAATAATATTGGAGGATTTGAAACCCATGTGGATCCATCATGGCCGACCACCTCATCTCCTTGGATCTACGTGGTGCCATGGGGTCTGAGAAGGCTTCTGAACTTTGTCAAAGAAGAATATGTAAAAGGAGGACTCCCCATATATATTACTGGAAACGGTATGCCGACACCAAGCACTGGAGAGGTCTTCAATGATGTGGCTCGGGTGGAATACTTGACGGCTTACATTAACGAAGCCTTGAAAG cTGTCAAGACCGACAATGTAGCCGTAAACTCCTATATAGTCCGTTCCCTCCTGGACGGCTTTGAAGGACCTCATGGATACAGTCAAAGATTTGGTTTACATCATGttgattttgaaaataaaaatagacaAAGAACCCCCAAAAAATCAGCCTATCTTATCTCCAACATCGCTGAAAATAATGGATTCCCAAGGACAAAATTAGGACAAAAAGTTCTTCCGGCAAAATGGGAACAAGTAAAGAAGCTACCAGCTCTACCAGCATCAGAAGTTCCCTCAAAAGCTAAAGTTGTATGGGATAAGTTCTCGGGACAGTCCGCCTTTGaaagggacatgtatcattattctACAGTACCGAGTGATTTTTACTGGGGAGTATCAACTTCAGCATATCAAATCGAAGGAGGATGGAATGAAGATGGAAAAGGACCAAGTATATGGGACACATTTTCACATGTTCCAGGAAATGTTTTTGAAAATGGCAATGGGGACATTGCAAGTGATAGCTATCACCAGTTGGACGCAGActtgtacatgctcaggagtctGGGGGTGAACAGCTACCGATTCTCTATCTCGTGGTCACGAATCTTCCCAACTGGACAAGGCCCAGTCAATGATAAGGGTGTTGAGTATTATAATAGGCTTATTGATGGCCTCCTGGCAAACAACATCTCACCAATGGTGACCCTTTACCACTTTGACCTTCCTCAGGCTCTCCAAGATATTGGTGGCTGGGAAAGTGACACAGTCCTCGAGGCTTTTAACAGCTATGCAGATTTTTGTTTCAGAACATTTGGAGATCGGGTCAAGTTTTGGATGACTTTCAACCAACCCCACACAATTGCTACAGTCGGTTATGGTATTGGTCTGTATCCACCTGGAGTGAAGGATGACCCTGCATATGCTCCTTACAGAATTGCTCACAAACTTATTAAAGCCCATGCCAAAGTCTACCATACCTACGATGAGAAATATAGAAATTCTCAGGGTGGTGTCATTTCTCTGAGCCTCAACACTAATTGGGTGGAACCTAAAGACCTTAAGCAACCAAGAGACATAGAAGCGGCAGACCGCTACTTACAGTTTACCTTGGGGTGGTTTGCACATCCAATCTTCATAAATGGCGACTACCCAGAGGCGATGAAATGGCAGATGTCCAACAAGAGTGAGCTCCAGGGTCTCCAATCTTCCAGGCTTCCAGCTTttacagaagaggagaaggccTATATCCAAGGCACAGCCGATGTGTTCTCCATAAACATCTATACCACAAAGAAAGTCCAATATAAAACAACAAGACTGACCCCTCCACATTTTCAATATGATATTGACATTGCAGAAGAGTTTGATAATAGCTGGCCGTGGACAGCTGCAGACAATTTCAGGGCAGTGGCCTGGGGCCTGAGGAGGCTGCTCAACTGGGTGAAAGAAGAGTATGGAGATGTCCCGATATACATCACCGAGAATGGAGTTCCAATGGATAGACACCCTAATTTTGACGACACCGATAGGATTTTTTATCATAAGACCTATATTGATGAAGTTTTGAAAG CTCACAGTTTAGATGGTGTAAATCTGAAGGGTTACTCTATCAACTCACTTATGGATGGCTTCGAGTGGGCTCAAGGTTACCGACTTCGGTTTGGTCTTCACCACGTGGATTTCAATAACCCTTCCCGCCCAAGGACTGCAAAACGCACAGCTATTTACTATGCCGAAGTTATCCGAAATAATGGCatccccctgcaggaggaagaggaaTTTCTGTATGGAGAATTTAGGGATGACTTTGCTTGGGGCGTAGCCTCCTCAGCGTTTCAG attgaaggaggctggagggcagatGGGAAAGGACTCAGCATCTGGGATCAGTTTTCTCATACAGAATCTAAGATTGAAGAGGATGGTAATGGAGACGTGGCCTGCAACAGCTACTACCGAGTAGATGAAGACATAGAACTTCTCAAGGGGCTGAAGGTCTCGGCTTACAGATTCTCAATCTCCTGGCCCCGAATTCTCCCAGACGGCACAAAGAACAACATCAATGAGGCCGGCATCAATTACTACTCCCGCCTGATAGACGGTTTACTAGCGGCTGGGATCACACCCCAG GTGACTCTCTACCACTGGGATCTCCCTCAAGCTTTGCAGAACCTCGGGGGCTGGGAGAATGAGGCAATAATAGAATGGTTTAAGGACTACTCTGAAGTTCTCTTCCAAAGACTTGGTGACAGAGTGAAGTTCTGGATCACTCTGAACGAGCCGTACATCATCGCCCACCTTGGGTATGAAGTAGGAGCCTTTGCACCAG GAGTCTTTTCAATAGGGACCCCGACCGTGTATGTTGTGGGACATAACATGATTAAAGCGCACGCCGAAGTATGGCACCTGTACAATGATAAATACAGAGCCTCCCAGGGAGGTGTTATCTCCATCACCCTCaactcagactgggccgaaccaaTTAATCCCTATAAACAAGATGACATAGATGCAGCATTTAGGTACATGATG TTTTTCGCTGGCTGGTTTGGATATCCTATATTTAAAACTGGAGACTATCCAGAAGTTATGAAGACCAGTGTTCGAGAAAGGAGCCTTGATGCAGGACTACCCAAAAGCCG GCTTCCGGAGTTTACTGAAAGTGAGAAGCAAAGAATAAAAGGGACGTACGACTTCTTTGGCCTGAACCACTACACCTCTGTTCTGGCTGGACAAACTGTATATGGTCTAGACTTCCAGGCTTATGAAGGAGACAG GGGGGTTTATTTACTGAGTGACCGGACATGGCTGGGATCTGGCAGTATATGGCTGAGAGTGACACCATTTGGTCTAAGAAGGTTATTACGCTGGATAAAGGAAGAGTTCAATAACCCCGCTATATATATCACAGAAAATGGGATATCTGAGCGCGGGACAGACCTAAATGATGAATGGAGAACATATTACTATAAGCATTATTTAAATGAGGCACTGAAAG CTGTGAAGTACGATGGTGTGGATCTTCGTGGATATTCAGCTTGGAGTCTTATGGACAATTTTGAGTGGGCCACAGGTTACACTGAACGCTTCGGACTGTATTATGTGAACTTTTCTGACCCAAATCTGCCACGTATTCCGAAAGAGTCTGTGAAATACTACAGATCAGTGGTTCAGAACAATGGCTTCCCTCATCCAAATAATGGGTCCCATCCTACTCTTGATCCAGAACCTGCAGGAAAGTGA